CAACATACCTTATAGAGCATTTCGTTATTTACAATTGAGCAGTTTACCTTTGAAAACACGGTTAGTGAAGGTCCAACCAATGCATAATTCTGTTCTGCTGACtataaactaaattatttgtACTTCATGTTCCTTTCTATGGTACATGCAAAGCAAAGAATCTCtcttaagtaaaataaaagtggAACATACCATTGATGCAGGGGGAGTTTTCATCGGTTGGTTAAAAGAGGGGGGAGAGGTCTTCATCTTGGGTTGAGGAGGAGGCACAGCAGCAGGAGGGTTTTGGTTTGCATTCACCTGACTGGCAAAGGGAGAACTCTTTATGTTATTAGAGTGTGAGGCAGCCCCCATATTGTTTGGTGGAGTAGGAGGTGCAGGGGGAGCTGCGGGAGGTGGAGGAAAAGAGCTGGTGGCAGAGGGAGGCAAAGGTTTTGGTGCAACATCGATGGGGTTGGTGTTCTGGTGTAGGTTCTGGTTGAGTTTTTGTGCCAGAGAGGTTGATGATGTTGCCGTTCTCCCTCCAAAACCCGACTTGGGGGCTACAGCCGGGGTCTTAGCAAACGGCTGAGCAGCAGAGTTTGGTGCAGAGTTGTGATTGGCTTGTCGGTTTGTTCTGGCTTTGAGTTCTTCTGCCCAGGGCGCTGGAGGTGGGCGATCTCCCATCTcagggggggggaggaaggagagagctGGTTTAGGAGCAGTTGGAGGAGGAGCTGAGGGCTTGGGTGCTGGTGCTGACGAATACTGGCTCGGTAACTGTGGATAAAACAATGTCATTAACAATAAAAAGCTCTCTCTACAGATTATTTTGCCTTAAAACAAAGCacacagaaaaatgcaaattcaatGTAAAGCTATTCTATACACATATTCAGTTTGTTCTGCAACATAAAACTTCCATTTACTATGAACTATTACTCAACAAAAGGGAAGTTCATGTCTAGTTTATAACATTGCACGCTGACATGCTGAAAGCAGACACTTTTATTATATTGAATGAGGTACTTTGATTAAAGTAAACATTGGAAGAGCTCCACAGTTTGAACTTATCAGAAGTGCTTCGtctttctgacatttattttgcaGTTTTGAGCCAACATTATTGTGCCATGATCCAGTACCTCCCAGTTGGATAAAAACACTCTCCATTTATGGCCCTCTCACTGGGTCTCTGGCAGCACACTCTGGCTTCATCACACTCTCGTGCTctccattcaattcaattcaattctctctctctctctctctctctctctctctctctctctctctctctctctctctctctctctctctctctctctctctctctctctctctctctctctctctctctctctctctctcgttacctcactttttgttttctctttcagtcTGGTGTGCTGTATGTGCAGTTCACTTATCATTGAGCTTTCAACCTGAACAGATGAAGAGAGACCAACCTGGCATCCCTCCAAACTATTTCCACTGACCTACctaccttctttttctttttttctctctgtctgactcaTTCTCATTTGCTACTGTGAGACTCAAAGCCTGCTGACATTTCCCCTCTCATCTGTTCTTTAGCTCATCTTTTTATCCGCATTATATCAtaatttcttttgtttgtttgttagtgtATTCTCCATCCCTTATGCCTTGTACCTTAGGGTTGAAAGGTCCCCTGGTCTCCATCTCAGACAGCAAATCGGTTAGAGAGTCAAGCTGTTTGTCGAAGCTAGTCTGCTTCTGCACCAGTCTCTGGGAGAGGAAGACAGGAGGAGGAACCAGTCacaaaaagtacatttatttacacaaataaaGTCATCACAATGAAGCAAGAATAAAAATGTGGATGATGAGAAATTGTTACTGTAGGTTACATTTAATTACAACTGATTGTTCGAATAAGACTTGAGTTACAGTATTTTAATCCTTTATCTACAAACACAGAATGAAGTGATTAATGATGACAATATTTTCATTTCCCTGGTTGGATTAAAGAAAATACTAAGACTTTAATTTGCAAGTCATTGGATTGTTTGCAGAGGAACATTTAACATACACTCTTTACTGATTTAAGTATGAGGTGTACTCCATATTTTCAAACCACAGTGGCTACTAATGTCTAATTCCATACATTGATGCCTTTATAGCCTGACAAACCAGCTGGTATTGTTGCAGTCCTATAATAAACATCTCTACAATAAACCTTTTGTTGCATGTCTTAAAACTATTTCAGTTGCATAAATGGGCAATAATCCTGTTAAGACGCATGAAGCTGGGTGATTTACCCCAGACTAATGCTAATATAATTTGTCGGGAAATCTCAGAAGACTTAGTATTTCCATCCTACACTCTATGGACTCACTATGGTCCAACAACAATGTCCTCCAGTGTCCTAACTGATTATCAAATTATACTGAAATGCAGTTACATGCAGCCAAAAGAGGAAACATGCAGACAGGCAAAGCAACTTAAGCCTTATTTGGTGAACATACCATCATGACTCACCTGTGGGTTTCCAGCAGCACTGGCAATACTGGTACCGGAggaagggagaggggggggggggggggggggggggggagacgggCAGGAGGGCGGACAGGCCCTCTCCTCAGGGGGAGCTGGGAGGGGCAGGTCATCTGCCACTGGAGGTGGAGCGGGGAAGGCGGGAGGGGGGGCCTCAGAGGCATTGAGTGTGGTTTGGCATTCAGGGGGAGGGGCTGGCAAATCATCAtccagtggaggaggaggagggggtgggaaGTCTGACAGAAATGAGGAGGGTTAAAAGCTGTTACAGAACGGCTTCTTAATGCTCAGTTTGTATTAATCATCCAATCCAATTTTCACTGTCAATCATTTATCAGAGAGATATATATGCTTTAacatcatactgtatgtttatagcaaaaacaaacaagacaataaaaaataaaacctgctGGGAGGATGTGGCCAGTTTGGGAGGTCATTGACCATTAGCTGGCTTCTTACTTTACATGTCTAGTGAGACCATGAGTCAAAGGGTAAAGCCAAGTCCTGCCAGTATCCCGATCTATGTTATCCTGTATTACGGTGCCCCGTGGAGGTTTcttgtaaagaaagaaaatgtttgtttatagtGTTTCTTACCAAAACGCATTGTGTGTATACTTGACGTCTTAACAAACatgttgaatgcatttcctcTGTTATAACATATTTGGAAATTAGATTTGATGTTTAAATCTAATTCTAAAATCTGCAAAGGAAGTAAAGAAGACGACTGCTAGCAAGCAGACGTAAGGAACCCTGCACTGTTTACATCTATTTAGTTTAGTCTAGTCTAGTTTGCTTGCTAGCAGTCCTCTTCTTCACAGCCTTTGCAGGTACATTGCTACGCCCATTTCCACGTAAACGCCATCAATTGTCGACCTGAATTGTGTGATTGCAGCAGCTggaatgctgtgcatgtgtgtccgcATGCATGTGCgcaatacaaacaaaatggggGCCTACTCGTAAAAACAGTACTCCATAGCTCTTCTAGttgtcaaaaactccacagggttaCCTTTAATTTGGCGAGGTTGTCTGACTTTGTCTATGGTTTAGATCAGCTCAGACATCTTTAAATTCATACTAGTGGTATAATTATTCACAActctaaaagtaaaaagtaaaattccCCCAAAAGCAAAGGTATAAGACTCTGTAACTATCTGGACATGTGACTAAAATGTCCCAAAGAAAAGAATTACAGTACAGTTACCTATTGTCTCTGAGACCATACATTAAAACGACAGAACCATACAACTGATGTGTTCTATTACTCATCTGTAAAGTTCTGCATGCTGTAGCATAAAAAGCAGCAGGGGGTGGGGCAGGGGAGGGCTGCTGACTGGATATAACTTAAGATAAGTCACAAAATAGGTTCACAAAGTAGCATAAACAATGCACATACCATCACAGAGCAAAGTGGGCAGCGGAGGCAGATCTCCCACTCGACCAATCACAGCTGTGCCTATTGGTGTCGGTGATGGAGCCGAAGGAGGCGTCAGACTTTTGGGCCGTGGTGGTGCTACAGAGGCAAACTTCTTTGGCTGGTTGTAGAAGGACGGGGTGGTGACTTTGAAGTTCAAAGAGGATGTCATCATGAACGGCTTGCTGCTGCTGGAGTCCTCCATTTTGTGTATTTATCTAAGGATGAACACAAGAAACAATAATGGACCACAGCTCCGACACCGCGCAGGAAAATATTAACTCTGATACAAGAGAGTGATGTTGATGGATAGTTGTCCTTAAATGCACTGCAAAATGGAAACGGAGAAAATGGTGAGACAGCTACAGAAACAactcaaattatttattttttgctcttATAAGTTTCCAACTTTTAAATTGGCAGTCGCTTCCTAAAGTTGTAGTTTGATTGATTCAATCTATGCATATTGTTTTACATTTCCTGTTACAGTACAAAACACTAACTTCTTATTATCAACAACTGCCAAAACACTATGCTATGCAAATGTAATACCTATTGTGTACTTTATAACTGGGACACAGCTGTCTCAACCCCTAAAGTCTTACACAAACTAATTAAAATGGAGGTTTATTGTGGCTTGCAGGGTCTCTTAAAATGTAGTTTGGACTTTGACTATTTCTGGATTTGGTGAaatagcagtaaaaaaaaagaaaataaccacTAGGCATTCTGCAAATTCAGTGTTACTCTTTAAACACAAACACGTTATAATGGTCTACAGTGGAATGAGAGAAAAGTGTGCGAACACGTCCTGAGGCCATGTATACAGAGCAGACAGAGTGGCACTCCCAGAGGCCAGAGACAATTGTTTACTGTGACATAAAACACGACAAAAACAAGTTTTGTAGGAGGGAGACCAGTTTGAAGCAGGGGCGATAGCAACTATCATAACATTTTCATGTGAGGTGCGTCAAAAAGAGGGTGAGCTCAAATATTTACCACACACGTTAGTGGTTAAACAAATATTGATGTTACTTTTAGTGTCTCTGCTGAGATTCTTCGCAAAGTCTGAACACATTTCCTTGCAGACCACTGGCCCCCGAACATGAACTTTAGTCAAAAGCACAGTTGTTCTAACTGACCCCCTCCAACAACATACAACcatacactcagacacacatctGTACACACACTGGCTGTCTTAACTCATACTATGTTGCTGTTTAACAAAGTATTCTACCCCGAAGCTCTAAAATAATGGCATACTCCTAATATTAATAAGGATTCCAACTGTGGCAAAGATTAACCCTTCAGTGTTTGGACTATTTATGCAGCTTTTAGGTTGTAAAAGACAAATGTCATGCAGCTACAACACATAACCTGTAACAGAATGAGTCACAGGTGGAAGAAATTAGACAATTTGGAGATAACATTTTCCAGTAAACAAACAATATGCAAATAGTATCTCTTTGTTGTGTGGCATTTATCCTCTACGTCCTAATAAAAGGTTACATAGCATTGATGCCTCCATAAATGTCACGGTTACTAAAAAGAAGAGTGCAAGACTATTTTCTGAGTAATCTATAATTTAAAAGTGCTTCAGTAAATGtccatttattgttttttaccaatccttcttaaaaaaaagtctgcaaccGGTCAGACTGGAAAACAGCGGGTTGTATTTATGTATCTCTCCAtagtcttccttccttcctatgtTAATGTTGCCATGGTTTTCTCCTCACTACAGAAATATGATCCCCAAAATACCAAATACTGCAAATAC
This sequence is a window from Sander vitreus isolate 19-12246 chromosome 6, sanVit1, whole genome shotgun sequence. Protein-coding genes within it:
- the zyx gene encoding zyxin, translating into MEDSSSSKPFMMTSSLNFKVTTPSFYNQPKKFASVAPPRPKSLTPPSAPSPTPIGTAVIGRVGDLPPLPTLLCDDFPPPPPPPLDDDLPAPPPECQTTLNASEAPPPAFPAPPPVADDLPLPAPPEERACPPSCPSPPPPPPPPPLPSSGTSIASAAGNPQRLVQKQTSFDKQLDSLTDLLSEMETRGPFNPKLPSQYSSAPAPKPSAPPPTAPKPALSFLPPPEMGDRPPPAPWAEELKARTNRQANHNSAPNSAAQPFAKTPAVAPKSGFGGRTATSSTSLAQKLNQNLHQNTNPIDVAPKPLPPSATSSFPPPPAAPPAPPTPPNNMGAASHSNNIKSSPFASQVNANQNPPAAVPPPQPKMKTSPPSFNQPMKTPPASMPSPPGPVPIPGGGVPLNMREVEELERMTKDFIKDMDTHAPVITSPPTEVCGKCGEALSRTQPAVRAMDKLFHSNCFCCMSCHRPLQGMQFYDRDGAPQCEDCYMSSLAVCSRCGEKITDRVLKAMGQCFHSHCFRCSTCSCSLEGAPFITDDNNNPYCVQDYHRRFSPLCVSCNEPIIPAPGSEETVRVVALDKNFHLKCYRCEDCARPLSIEADENGCYPLDGRILCMKCHTQRAKKAAQ